One region of Fervidobacterium sp. genomic DNA includes:
- the gatA gene encoding Asp-tRNA(Asn)/Glu-tRNA(Gln) amidotransferase subunit GatA translates to MKYVQMYHDSDELVQRSLEIINEEDKVLNAFISVNRQPGSGIPIGIKDNINVKGMETTCASKILKGFIAPFDATVIKKLRDHNFSFVGKTNLDEFAMGVSTEYSAFGPTKNPHDVERVAGGSSGGSAAAVASGEVIAALGSDTGGSIRQPAAFCGVVGFKPTYGLVSRYGLVAFASSLDQIGPITKTVEDSAILMNIIAGKDENDSTTVDRKIDFTEFINKDLPKMNIAVAKQSFSEGVEEGIKNKTEEFMEFLRKLGHTVDIVDMNEIKYSVATYYIIAPAEVSSNLSRFDGVKYGLRISSDSLSQMYEKTRGYGFGEEVRRRILIGTFTLSAAYYDAYFEKAQKVRRVISKKFSEVFENYDFIVTPTSPTVAFKIGSVSEPLVCYMMDIFTIPANLAGLPAISIPFGQINGLPVGIQITGPRFSDAKLLGFADHIERKAKI, encoded by the coding sequence ATGAAGTATGTTCAAATGTACCACGATTCGGACGAGTTAGTTCAAAGATCTCTGGAAATTATCAATGAAGAAGACAAAGTCCTCAACGCATTTATAAGTGTAAACAGGCAACCTGGTAGTGGTATTCCGATAGGAATAAAGGACAACATAAACGTCAAAGGGATGGAGACTACTTGTGCTTCTAAAATTTTAAAAGGTTTTATTGCGCCATTTGATGCAACGGTTATCAAGAAATTGCGAGATCACAATTTTTCATTTGTAGGAAAAACAAACCTTGACGAATTTGCTATGGGCGTAAGTACAGAATATTCTGCATTTGGTCCAACAAAAAATCCACACGATGTTGAAAGGGTAGCAGGTGGTAGCAGTGGAGGGTCTGCTGCTGCTGTCGCTTCCGGAGAGGTGATAGCCGCACTTGGAAGTGACACAGGAGGTTCGATTAGGCAACCTGCTGCATTTTGTGGAGTTGTAGGCTTTAAACCAACTTACGGTTTGGTTTCAAGATATGGACTTGTAGCATTTGCTTCCTCACTCGATCAAATAGGACCTATAACAAAGACGGTGGAAGATAGTGCTATACTGATGAATATTATTGCTGGTAAAGATGAAAACGATTCGACTACTGTTGATAGAAAGATCGATTTCACTGAGTTTATCAACAAAGACTTGCCGAAAATGAATATAGCAGTTGCGAAACAATCTTTTTCGGAAGGTGTGGAAGAAGGTATCAAGAATAAAACAGAAGAGTTTATGGAATTTTTAAGAAAACTCGGTCACACAGTTGACATTGTAGATATGAACGAGATAAAATATTCGGTTGCAACGTACTACATAATCGCTCCAGCAGAAGTTAGTTCAAACCTTTCCAGGTTTGACGGTGTAAAGTATGGCTTAAGAATTTCTTCCGATTCTTTGAGTCAAATGTATGAAAAAACAAGGGGATATGGGTTCGGTGAAGAAGTAAGAAGACGAATACTCATAGGAACGTTTACTTTAAGTGCAGCCTATTATGATGCATACTTCGAAAAAGCACAAAAGGTTAGAAGAGTAATATCAAAGAAATTCTCAGAAGTTTTTGAGAATTACGACTTTATAGTAACACCCACTTCACCAACCGTTGCATTTAAAATAGGTTCTGTTTCCGAACCACTTGTTTGTTATATGATGGATATATTTACTATTCCAGCAAATCTTGCAGGGTTGCCGGCTATAAGCATTCCTTTTGGCCAGATCAACGGTCTTCCAGTTGGAATTCAAATTACTGGTCCAAGATTTTCTGATGCAAAGTTACTTGGGTTCGCGGACCATATTGAAAGAAAAGCTAAAATTTAA
- a CDS encoding flavin reductase family protein translates to MFIEKADKYYYHYPFPVAIVGVIYNDRVNFMAAAWHTQISFSPPFYGVAISPKRFTNKLMERSEAFSLSFLKYEDYKISGFVGRTSGKDFEKDKLFDINYIKGRKLNVPVIKNAVCCYECKVIDHRTYGDHILYVGEIVGIHYDDEFFDKGISKGLLLYAGNDMYITTKEDSIVKFGKEEVEEILRTKLKEQ, encoded by the coding sequence ATGTTTATCGAAAAGGCTGATAAGTATTACTATCATTATCCTTTTCCTGTTGCAATCGTTGGAGTGATTTACAACGATAGAGTTAATTTCATGGCTGCGGCATGGCATACTCAAATCTCTTTTTCACCGCCATTCTATGGTGTTGCTATCTCACCCAAAAGATTCACTAATAAACTGATGGAGCGATCCGAAGCATTTTCATTGTCTTTTCTTAAATATGAAGATTACAAAATTTCTGGGTTTGTTGGAAGAACATCGGGGAAAGATTTTGAAAAAGATAAGCTTTTTGATATAAATTATATCAAGGGAAGAAAATTAAATGTTCCAGTAATCAAGAATGCTGTTTGTTGTTATGAATGTAAAGTAATAGACCATAGAACCTACGGTGATCATATACTTTACGTTGGCGAAATTGTTGGAATACACTATGACGATGAGTTTTTCGACAAGGGTATTAGCAAAGGGCTCTTGCTTTACGCAGGTAATGATATGTACATTACAACAAAAGAAGATTCTATTGTAAAGTTTGGTAAAGAAGAAGTAGAAGAAATACTTAGAACAAAATTGAAAGAGCAATGA
- the fsa gene encoding fructose-6-phosphate aldolase, which yields MRIFLDTANIDEIRQGVEWGVVDGVTTNPTLIAKEGVDFEKRIKEICELVQGPVSAEVISSKWEEMVEEARKLSSIDEYVVVKIPMTPDGIRAVKVLSAEGIKTNVTLVFSANQALLAAKAGATYVSPFIGRIDDNGNDGLRLLEEIIQVYSNYGFETEIIAASIRHPMHVVEAAMIGVDIATVPFEVLKKMFLHPLTDVGIKRFLQDWEFYKNNLK from the coding sequence ATGAGGATATTCCTTGATACTGCAAATATTGATGAAATTCGCCAGGGAGTTGAGTGGGGAGTTGTTGATGGAGTTACAACAAATCCAACATTGATAGCAAAAGAAGGTGTGGATTTTGAAAAAAGGATAAAAGAAATCTGTGAGCTTGTGCAGGGACCAGTTTCCGCTGAAGTTATATCCTCGAAATGGGAAGAAATGGTTGAAGAAGCAAGAAAATTGTCGTCTATTGATGAATATGTAGTTGTCAAAATACCTATGACACCAGATGGTATAAGAGCTGTGAAAGTACTATCTGCGGAAGGAATAAAAACGAATGTTACGCTTGTTTTCAGTGCTAATCAAGCACTTCTTGCAGCAAAAGCTGGTGCAACTTACGTTAGCCCGTTTATTGGTAGGATAGATGATAACGGTAACGATGGTCTAAGATTATTAGAAGAAATTATTCAGGTATACTCTAATTATGGATTTGAAACAGAAATTATTGCAGCAAGTATTAGACACCCAATGCATGTAGTTGAGGCAGCTATGATAGGTGTTGACATTGCCACGGTACCTTTTGAAGTTTTAAAGAAAATGTTTTTACATCCACTGACTGACGTTGGTATTAAAAGATTCTTACAAGACTGGGAATTTTACAAAAACAACCTCAAGTGA